In one Bryobacteraceae bacterium genomic region, the following are encoded:
- a CDS encoding DEAD/DEAH box helicase family protein has product MKYIPHAGSRTWQQVIDAKWWVNQQGALSRMNAYLAAKSDRQAMVRMPTGTGKTAVIATLGQLLEDKRRCLVVAPWENLVKQLRRELSERFWKKVGEEGSFTPRECRVFTPSTFASARKEVAAGGILLCTNQTLQALRKDDANFKKLRNWCDLVLVDEGHREPAPRWAEAVRELESPTILFTATPYRNDLQLFDVDSDYTYSFTFGEALDAHIVRGVSFIDGAWPLSGANVTTEFVHQLVKSVAATAKQLGLDESAVRVIVRCEDAEQIKSVVPVLVARGRSVIGIHETFGKSSGKHFAKEVPDPAVETAQFWVHQNKLLEGLDDPAFRLIAIVGRFTNARNVVQQVGRVIRNPGLKAGEAAFVLAHPKHGQKALWDRFIEYESYVRERLRQGGNEVSALEHFLAARTAARFYFLGDFRKLLHPEDVTDPRSVVRLRKSVLVRTAGTGFRWATLVRGIQHELLTGDAVPFGGAYQDQSTFLQLFQISEQSEVVSEAYLETRLGYLFARKLGDLIFFADSEGRSPKYLVSSTTAIAPEELQRLLPDQQSTIKEISLINGDFGNNAYLRRSLSTQSLELVPPTLSDYAHVCSTATGSVRSASGSPKETRRRYLSFTRGRLSERTTPIIEYDDFEKWLDDMAAQLRDTALSGDDSLERFARPYQYTGTEEPRHILFDIASEAIDATAMPPLTPAPNADDLWLVNGGSFRGEIEEQYFEATVQFNSQAGRFEIESAQLDDVRIDVPDGRRRIFTNYLNESQEFRILLGTSVVYTQGRFFTPNLRPWRGGGSRINIEKIVVGCAGLAGITSEKGDLTGWSATSVFGAISDKAKVFHDAGWTPDILVCNDVGAPEIADFFGLSEPTKKIVMVHAKKASEGSKLSASSFHEVCSQAVRYLGFFNPSDAQTKLSEAKIAGNWAPDASKYKEQKRLVWSPAGLSAKDVLKKFDAAISDPTFTREVWLVMGNGLSQDGFVKAVAKNTPKPNERELSYLLQSTWCAAASVGAALKVICMP; this is encoded by the coding sequence ATGAAATACATTCCACATGCAGGCAGCCGCACGTGGCAGCAGGTGATCGATGCCAAGTGGTGGGTAAATCAACAGGGCGCTCTTAGCCGGATGAACGCATATCTCGCGGCAAAATCCGACCGCCAAGCGATGGTGAGAATGCCGACGGGCACGGGCAAAACCGCTGTTATCGCCACCCTCGGCCAACTCCTCGAAGACAAGCGGCGGTGTCTCGTGGTCGCGCCGTGGGAGAATCTCGTCAAACAACTTCGCAGGGAACTTTCTGAACGATTCTGGAAGAAAGTAGGCGAGGAGGGGAGCTTTACACCGAGAGAATGCAGGGTGTTTACGCCCTCCACCTTCGCGAGCGCGAGAAAGGAAGTGGCCGCCGGGGGCATCCTCCTCTGCACAAACCAGACGCTTCAGGCCTTGCGAAAGGACGACGCGAACTTCAAGAAGCTCCGAAACTGGTGCGACTTAGTTCTGGTGGATGAGGGACACCGGGAGCCTGCGCCACGTTGGGCCGAGGCGGTTCGCGAACTCGAATCGCCGACCATCCTCTTTACGGCCACGCCGTACCGTAACGATCTTCAACTCTTCGACGTTGACTCGGACTACACGTATTCGTTCACGTTCGGTGAGGCCTTGGACGCCCACATCGTAAGGGGTGTTTCGTTCATAGACGGCGCGTGGCCGCTCTCAGGGGCAAACGTGACGACGGAATTTGTGCACCAGTTGGTCAAATCCGTGGCCGCGACAGCAAAACAGCTTGGGCTTGATGAGTCGGCAGTAAGGGTGATTGTGCGCTGTGAGGATGCGGAACAGATCAAAAGCGTCGTCCCGGTGCTCGTGGCACGCGGGCGTAGCGTGATTGGGATTCACGAGACTTTTGGAAAGAGCAGTGGAAAACACTTTGCGAAGGAAGTTCCCGATCCCGCCGTTGAAACGGCGCAGTTCTGGGTCCATCAAAATAAGCTTCTCGAGGGGCTCGACGACCCGGCCTTCCGGCTGATCGCAATCGTTGGCCGGTTCACCAATGCGCGCAATGTGGTTCAACAGGTTGGACGGGTTATTCGAAACCCAGGGCTGAAGGCCGGGGAGGCGGCCTTTGTCCTCGCGCACCCGAAGCATGGCCAGAAGGCCCTTTGGGACCGGTTCATCGAGTACGAGAGCTATGTTCGGGAGCGATTAAGGCAGGGCGGCAATGAGGTTTCGGCTCTTGAGCACTTCCTCGCTGCACGAACCGCCGCGCGCTTCTATTTCCTTGGGGATTTTCGAAAGCTGCTCCATCCGGAGGACGTGACCGATCCGCGTTCGGTTGTGCGGTTGCGAAAGTCGGTCCTTGTGCGCACTGCCGGCACTGGCTTTCGCTGGGCGACTCTCGTGCGTGGGATTCAGCATGAATTGTTAACCGGAGACGCAGTCCCGTTTGGAGGCGCGTATCAAGATCAGTCCACGTTCCTTCAGCTGTTTCAGATTTCAGAGCAATCCGAGGTTGTGTCCGAGGCCTACCTGGAGACCCGTTTAGGCTATCTCTTTGCGAGAAAGCTTGGTGATCTGATTTTTTTTGCAGATTCTGAGGGCCGGTCGCCGAAGTATCTCGTTTCCAGCACGACGGCGATCGCGCCGGAGGAACTTCAGCGATTGCTACCTGACCAGCAGTCAACGATTAAAGAGATCTCGCTCATCAACGGCGATTTTGGAAACAACGCATATCTCCGACGTTCTCTCTCGACCCAGTCGCTCGAACTCGTTCCACCGACGCTTTCCGACTATGCTCACGTGTGCTCGACCGCCACAGGTTCCGTGCGGTCGGCAAGCGGCAGCCCGAAAGAGACTCGGCGCCGGTATCTGAGCTTCACACGCGGCCGGCTCTCCGAACGAACCACTCCGATCATTGAGTATGATGACTTCGAAAAGTGGCTAGACGACATGGCCGCCCAACTTCGAGACACTGCCCTGAGTGGCGACGATTCGCTGGAGCGCTTTGCTAGGCCGTATCAGTACACGGGCACTGAGGAGCCGCGGCACATTCTTTTCGATATAGCGTCCGAAGCGATTGACGCCACCGCGATGCCCCCTTTAACTCCAGCACCTAATGCGGATGATCTTTGGCTCGTCAACGGGGGAAGCTTTCGGGGAGAGATCGAGGAGCAGTATTTTGAAGCGACGGTTCAGTTCAACTCTCAAGCCGGCCGGTTCGAGATTGAGTCTGCGCAACTCGACGACGTCAGGATCGATGTGCCGGATGGCCGAAGAAGGATTTTCACGAATTATCTGAACGAATCGCAGGAATTCCGCATCCTTCTCGGGACGTCCGTTGTGTACACACAGGGGCGCTTCTTCACGCCAAACTTGCGCCCGTGGCGGGGCGGTGGTTCGCGGATCAACATCGAAAAGATCGTTGTGGGCTGCGCCGGTCTTGCGGGCATCACGTCCGAGAAGGGGGATCTCACCGGGTGGTCTGCCACATCGGTATTCGGCGCGATCAGCGACAAGGCGAAAGTGTTTCACGACGCCGGATGGACCCCTGACATTCTTGTCTGCAACGATGTTGGTGCGCCGGAAATCGCTGACTTCTTCGGCCTGTCCGAGCCGACGAAGAAGATCGTCATGGTTCATGCGAAGAAGGCGAGCGAAGGAAGCAAACTTTCGGCATCGTCCTTTCACGAGGTATGCAGTCAGGCGGTGCGGTACCTCGGATTCTTTAATCCAAGCGACGCGCAGACCAAACTGAGCGAGGCCAAGATCGCCGGCAACTGGGCTCCAGATGCATCGAAGTATAAAGAGCAAAAACGCCTCGTTTGGTCTCCCGCTGGACTGAGCGCAAAGGACGTGTTGAAGAAGTTTGATGCCGCCATCTCTGATCCGACCTTTACTCGCGAGGTCTGGCTCGTCATGGGCAATGGGCTGTCGCAGGATGGTTTTGTGAAGGCCGTTGCGAAGAACACTCCAAAGCCGAACGAACGCGAGCTGTCGTATCTCCTTCAGTCGACCTGGTGCGCCGCGGCTTCAGTGGGTGCTGCTCTCAAGGTAATCTGTATGCCGTAA